In Paeniglutamicibacter kerguelensis, one genomic interval encodes:
- a CDS encoding aldehyde dehydrogenase family protein gives MTETITRTEIVPLRLLIDGRWVEGTGRRLESTSPANPENVIAAGGTATGRDVQAAMAAARTAAAEWAATPMAERGGYLSRAAAIITANADVWGTELAREEGKTFAEGRGEVLRAAQILTYYSAESDRMAGEVFSSPRRGEKILVTRKPLGVVAVITPFNFPIAIPAWKIAPALVFGNTVVWKPASSVPLLALRLAQALVEAGLPAGVLNLVIGPGSLGNEIVNHPDLDGLTFTGSTGVGRMLAAAAAGAGVPIQAEMGGKNASVVLDDADLELATEQVLFGAFRSTGQKCTATSRLVLQDSIADAFLERLAERLAEWQTGDPTDSSVHMGPVVSDSAAADIRAGIAAAVAQGAIPRFAGDVSGLGPAFVAPTVLEIPEGGQNIAWRDEFFGPVLAVRRAATTAEAFALANDSEFGLSCAVFTQDLTKALDAMESIDVGILHVNSESAGADPHVPFGGAKKSGYGPKEQGGAAREFFTHTTTVYLRGA, from the coding sequence GTGACTGAAACCATCACGCGCACCGAGATCGTGCCGCTGCGCCTGCTGATCGACGGCCGGTGGGTCGAGGGAACCGGACGCCGGCTGGAATCCACCTCGCCGGCCAACCCGGAGAATGTGATCGCCGCCGGCGGCACCGCCACGGGGCGGGACGTGCAGGCGGCCATGGCCGCCGCGCGGACCGCGGCCGCCGAGTGGGCCGCAACCCCGATGGCCGAACGCGGGGGATACCTCTCCCGTGCCGCGGCCATCATCACCGCCAACGCCGATGTCTGGGGCACCGAGCTGGCCCGCGAGGAGGGCAAGACCTTCGCCGAGGGCCGCGGCGAGGTGTTGCGCGCCGCGCAGATCCTCACCTACTACTCGGCCGAGTCCGACCGCATGGCCGGGGAGGTCTTCTCCTCCCCGCGCCGCGGCGAAAAGATCCTTGTCACCCGCAAGCCGTTGGGCGTCGTTGCCGTCATCACCCCGTTCAACTTCCCGATCGCCATTCCGGCGTGGAAGATCGCCCCGGCGCTGGTGTTCGGCAACACCGTGGTGTGGAAGCCGGCCAGCAGCGTGCCGTTGCTGGCACTGCGCCTGGCCCAGGCCCTGGTCGAGGCCGGACTGCCGGCGGGCGTGCTGAACCTGGTCATCGGCCCGGGCTCGCTCGGCAACGAGATCGTCAACCACCCGGACCTGGACGGACTCACGTTCACCGGATCCACCGGGGTGGGCCGCATGCTCGCGGCTGCGGCCGCGGGTGCCGGCGTGCCGATCCAGGCGGAAATGGGCGGCAAGAACGCCTCGGTCGTGCTCGATGACGCGGACCTGGAACTCGCCACCGAGCAGGTGCTTTTCGGGGCATTCCGCTCCACCGGCCAGAAGTGCACGGCAACCTCGCGCCTGGTGCTGCAGGATTCCATCGCCGACGCGTTCCTCGAGCGCCTGGCCGAGCGCCTTGCCGAATGGCAGACCGGCGACCCGACCGATTCCTCGGTCCACATGGGCCCGGTCGTCTCCGATTCGGCCGCGGCGGATATCCGCGCCGGAATCGCGGCCGCCGTTGCCCAGGGTGCCATCCCGCGCTTTGCGGGCGACGTGTCCGGACTCGGTCCCGCCTTCGTGGCTCCGACGGTGCTGGAAATCCCCGAAGGCGGGCAGAACATTGCCTGGCGGGACGAATTCTTCGGGCCGGTCCTCGCGGTCCGCCGCGCGGCAACCACCGCGGAGGCCTTCGCGCTGGCCAACGATTCCGAGTTCGGGCTCAGCTGCGCGGTTTTCACCCAGGACCTGACCAAGGCCCTGGATGCCATGGAATCCATCGACGTGGGCATCCTCCACGTGAACTCCGAATCGGCGGGCGCGGATCCGCACGTGCCGTTCGGCGGGGCGAAGAAAAGCGGTTACGGACCCAAGGAACAGGGTGGGGCTGCGCGGGAGTTCTTCACGCACACCACCACCGTGTACCTGCGCGGCGCATAA
- a CDS encoding 3-hydroxyacyl-CoA dehydrogenase family protein — protein sequence MSTPTSIENISTILVIGAGTMGRQIAMTAALAGYATTIQDISEDGLAAARAELEAWAAGRVAKGKLNGETAAAALGALAYSTDLDSSAANADFVIEAATERLDIKTQIFERLGKLAPAHAILATNSSTLGSSKVAEATGRAAQVCNMHFFNPALVMKCVEVVRHESTSDATVETTMELARRLGKEPVLINREIPGFIANRLMGAVQREALFLADSGIASIEDIDTTARTALGHPMGPFALMDLVGLDVIDFIAQATHAETGAAEDAPNPRIASMVSEGKLGRKSGAGFYDYR from the coding sequence ATGAGCACACCAACCAGTATCGAGAACATTTCCACCATCCTGGTCATCGGCGCCGGGACCATGGGGCGCCAGATAGCGATGACAGCGGCACTTGCCGGCTATGCAACGACCATCCAGGACATTTCCGAAGACGGGCTGGCCGCCGCGCGTGCCGAGCTCGAAGCATGGGCGGCGGGCCGCGTGGCCAAGGGAAAGCTGAACGGGGAAACCGCGGCCGCTGCGTTGGGCGCACTGGCCTACAGCACCGACCTCGACTCCTCCGCGGCAAACGCGGACTTCGTTATCGAAGCCGCCACCGAGCGCCTGGACATCAAGACGCAGATCTTCGAGCGCCTCGGCAAGCTGGCCCCGGCCCACGCCATCCTGGCCACCAACTCCTCGACCCTGGGTTCCTCCAAGGTCGCCGAGGCCACGGGGCGCGCGGCCCAGGTCTGCAACATGCACTTCTTCAACCCCGCGCTGGTCATGAAGTGCGTCGAGGTGGTGCGCCACGAATCAACCAGCGACGCAACCGTTGAAACGACCATGGAGCTGGCGCGCCGGCTGGGCAAGGAACCGGTGCTGATCAACCGCGAGATCCCCGGCTTCATCGCGAACCGGCTGATGGGCGCGGTCCAGCGGGAGGCATTGTTCCTGGCGGATTCGGGCATCGCGAGCATCGAGGACATCGACACCACCGCGCGCACCGCGCTGGGCCACCCCATGGGCCCGTTTGCGCTCATGGACCTGGTGGGCCTGGACGTCATCGATTTCATCGCCCAGGCCACCCACGCCGAAACCGGCGCGGCGGAGGACGCCCCGAACCCGCGGATTGCCTCGATGGTCTCCGAGGGCAAGCTGGGCCGCAAGTCCGGAGCAGGATTCTACGACTACCGGTAA
- a CDS encoding pyridoxamine 5'-phosphate oxidase family protein has protein sequence MMFEHDDDQPILILDDDQSWRLLEHTNHGRLATAVGGIVDIFPLNYAAKDRVIYIRTAPGEKLAALTVNGQVAFEADGILSDQAWSVVVHGTAHRLETQAEIAAARESGVSPWIPTQKESWVKIQVEKISGRHFHLGAQPEAGDAV, from the coding sequence ATGATGTTTGAACACGACGATGACCAGCCGATACTCATTCTCGACGACGACCAGTCATGGCGTTTGCTCGAACACACAAACCACGGACGCCTCGCCACGGCAGTGGGCGGAATCGTTGACATCTTCCCGCTGAATTACGCGGCGAAGGACCGTGTCATATACATTCGCACGGCGCCGGGCGAAAAGCTTGCGGCGTTGACCGTCAACGGACAGGTGGCATTCGAGGCAGACGGCATCCTGTCCGATCAGGCCTGGTCGGTGGTTGTCCACGGCACGGCCCATCGACTCGAGACCCAGGCCGAGATCGCCGCCGCCCGCGAATCGGGCGTCAGCCCATGGATCCCCACCCAGAAGGAATCCTGGGTGAAGATCCAGGTCGAAAAGATCTCGGGACGCCACTTCCACCTCGGGGCGCAGCCCGAGGCGGGAGACGCCGTCTAG
- a CDS encoding App1 family protein, translating into MVKDLSVEHARHIAARFEDRVYELRAERARERGLAPTVLSYTGYGLADPEKGWVRIFARAVLAKPGAFEDGRHVAKVIADGVRGWRNFMSPIVPHGQIRISINGQDFDVQADRGGVLDVRVAAVLEPGWHEISMTIEESAPVIAPVLMVDAAQEFGVLSDVDDTVVVTALPRPLLAAWNSFVLSEHARLATPGMAVMMERLLRNKPGAPTFYLSTGAWNVAQTLTRFLSRNMYPQGPLLLTDWGPTERRWFRSGMQHKADQLRRVASEFPNIKWLLIGDDGQHDPYLYAEFARRYPGHVAAIVIRQLTPSEAVLAGGRSQGILNSTPGVPWVYEPDGARIAAQLTELGYLEADPFPGNDK; encoded by the coding sequence ATGGTCAAGGATTTGAGTGTGGAACATGCCAGGCACATCGCCGCACGTTTCGAAGATCGCGTGTACGAGCTGCGCGCGGAGCGCGCCCGCGAGCGCGGACTGGCGCCCACCGTCCTTTCGTACACCGGATACGGGCTGGCCGACCCTGAAAAGGGTTGGGTGCGCATCTTCGCCCGGGCCGTCCTGGCCAAGCCCGGTGCCTTCGAAGACGGACGCCACGTTGCCAAGGTGATCGCCGACGGGGTGCGCGGCTGGCGCAACTTCATGTCGCCCATCGTTCCCCACGGGCAGATCCGCATCAGCATCAACGGCCAGGACTTTGACGTGCAGGCCGACCGCGGGGGAGTCCTCGACGTGAGGGTGGCTGCCGTGCTCGAACCCGGCTGGCACGAAATCTCGATGACCATCGAAGAAAGTGCGCCCGTCATCGCCCCGGTGCTAATGGTCGATGCCGCCCAGGAATTCGGGGTGCTTTCCGACGTCGACGACACGGTGGTGGTCACCGCGCTGCCGCGCCCGCTGCTGGCCGCGTGGAATTCCTTTGTCCTTTCCGAACACGCCAGGCTTGCCACCCCCGGCATGGCCGTGATGATGGAGCGGCTGCTGCGCAACAAGCCGGGAGCCCCCACCTTCTACCTGTCCACCGGTGCCTGGAACGTCGCCCAAACCCTCACTCGCTTCCTGTCGCGCAACATGTACCCGCAGGGCCCGTTGCTGCTGACGGACTGGGGGCCCACCGAGCGCCGCTGGTTCCGCTCCGGCATGCAGCACAAGGCCGACCAGCTTCGCCGCGTCGCCTCCGAGTTCCCGAACATCAAGTGGTTGCTGATCGGCGACGACGGCCAGCACGACCCTTACCTCTACGCCGAGTTCGCCCGCCGCTACCCCGGGCACGTCGCGGCCATCGTCATCCGCCAGCTCACGCCCTCCGAGGCGGTGCTTGCCGGCGGGCGCAGCCAGGGGATCCTGAATTCCACCCCCGGTGTGCCCTGGGTGTATGAACCGGACGGCGCCCGCATCGCCGCGCAGCTGACCGAACTCGGCTACCTCGAGGCTGATCCCTTCCCCGGGAACGACAAGTGA
- a CDS encoding acyl-CoA thioesterase produces MSGHKIRVEVPMRWGDMDAYGHINNVNLVRMMEEARIAGFGVPGGTGKPGILPQVDLFSNVPENTQILVVEHRVRYVKPLDYRNVPAHVDLWISNIKAASFDICYEFHDPVDGGICVRATTTLAFFAVETQRLLRLSAEHKAALGAYEAEPLFR; encoded by the coding sequence GTGAGCGGCCACAAGATCCGTGTCGAGGTGCCCATGCGCTGGGGCGACATGGACGCCTACGGGCACATCAACAACGTCAACCTTGTTCGCATGATGGAGGAGGCCCGCATTGCCGGGTTCGGGGTGCCCGGGGGCACCGGAAAACCCGGCATCCTGCCACAGGTCGACCTGTTCTCCAACGTCCCGGAGAACACCCAGATCCTGGTGGTTGAGCACCGCGTGCGCTACGTGAAGCCGCTTGACTACCGCAACGTGCCGGCGCACGTGGACCTGTGGATCAGCAACATCAAGGCCGCAAGCTTTGACATTTGCTACGAATTCCACGACCCAGTGGATGGCGGAATTTGCGTGCGTGCCACTACCACCCTGGCATTTTTCGCCGTGGAAACCCAGCGGCTGTTGCGCCTGAGCGCCGAACACAAGGCCGCGTTGGGCGCCTACGAGGCAGAACCGCTGTTCCGCTAG
- a CDS encoding histidine phosphatase family protein yields the protein MRLLLIRHGETASNVVQALDTAAPGAPLNEVGVAQAEKLAEQLAMEELDAVYSSPLIRAKMTATPLATTRGLLLAEYAGLREISAGELEMRTDMDAQLAYRDVFFRWLQGDLLAKIPGGEDGRTALERFSAVIERASADGTESLAVVSHGAMLMTWLASRKSNFDLSLLRHAPLQNTGVAVLESGPVDRWTVHSWQGQPLSSGSGGANRRAARG from the coding sequence GTGAGACTACTACTGATTCGCCACGGCGAAACCGCCTCCAACGTGGTGCAGGCTCTGGACACGGCGGCGCCCGGCGCGCCGCTGAACGAGGTGGGCGTGGCCCAGGCCGAAAAGCTTGCCGAGCAACTCGCCATGGAAGAACTGGACGCGGTCTATTCATCCCCCTTGATCCGCGCCAAGATGACGGCAACGCCGCTGGCAACGACTCGTGGGCTGCTCTTGGCCGAATACGCGGGCCTGCGCGAAATCTCCGCGGGCGAATTGGAAATGCGCACCGATATGGATGCGCAGCTGGCATACCGTGACGTTTTCTTTAGGTGGCTTCAGGGAGACCTCTTGGCGAAGATCCCCGGCGGTGAGGACGGACGCACCGCACTTGAGCGGTTCAGTGCCGTCATCGAACGGGCGAGCGCCGACGGCACCGAATCGCTGGCCGTGGTCAGCCACGGGGCCATGCTGATGACCTGGCTTGCCAGCCGAAAATCAAACTTTGACCTTTCCCTCTTGCGGCATGCCCCGTTGCAGAATACGGGCGTTGCGGTTCTCGAATCAGGACCGGTGGATCGCTGGACGGTGCACAGCTGGCAGGGCCAACCTCTATCGAGCGGTTCGGGTGGAGCAAATCGCCGTGCGGCCCGCGGGTAA
- a CDS encoding siderophore-interacting protein: protein MSTQSLARQVRPQVVLEVVATEMLSEHMVRLTFGGQGFANYQDKLVSDRYVKILFTKPELGLVPPYDLDALRDELAPEDFPVRRTYTLHHVDLEAETVQIDFVVHGDEGLAGPWAQNAKLGDLICFSSPGGLYTPDPAFDRHLLIGDETALPAISAAILDMTPEMVGDIYLEVGGPEDHVELAVPKGVEVHWLHRGGPFTPENTRIESVVRAAHWPEGTVQVFAHGERETMKSLRAYLHGEREVDRRAMSLSAYWAFGRAEDEFQAEKKSPIGQIFPEPLNA, encoded by the coding sequence GTGAGTACACAGAGTTTGGCACGTCAGGTTCGTCCACAGGTGGTCCTCGAAGTGGTGGCTACCGAGATGCTTTCCGAGCACATGGTTCGGTTGACCTTTGGTGGGCAGGGATTTGCAAACTACCAAGACAAGCTGGTTTCCGATCGTTACGTGAAGATCCTCTTCACCAAGCCAGAGCTGGGGCTCGTGCCGCCCTATGACCTGGACGCCCTGCGTGATGAACTTGCACCGGAGGATTTCCCGGTGCGCCGCACCTACACGCTGCACCATGTGGACCTGGAAGCCGAGACCGTGCAGATCGACTTTGTAGTTCATGGTGACGAGGGACTGGCTGGTCCTTGGGCCCAGAACGCCAAACTCGGTGACCTGATCTGCTTCAGCAGCCCCGGAGGTCTCTACACGCCGGATCCGGCATTCGACCGACACCTGCTGATCGGTGACGAGACGGCACTGCCGGCCATCTCGGCCGCGATTCTGGACATGACTCCGGAAATGGTCGGCGACATTTATCTTGAGGTCGGCGGCCCCGAGGACCACGTCGAACTCGCCGTGCCAAAGGGTGTCGAGGTCCACTGGCTGCACCGCGGCGGACCTTTCACCCCTGAAAACACGCGGATCGAATCCGTGGTGCGCGCCGCGCACTGGCCCGAGGGAACCGTCCAGGTCTTCGCCCACGGCGAGCGGGAAACCATGAAATCCCTGCGGGCCTACCTGCACGGTGAACGCGAGGTTGACCGCAGGGCCATGTCCCTTTCGGCATACTGGGCCTTTGGCCGGGCCGAAGACGAATTCCAGGCGGAAAAGAAAAGCCCGATTGGGCAGATCTTCCCGGAGCCACTGAACGCCTGA
- a CDS encoding heme oxygenase (biliverdin-producing) → MNNLRGMLMSQGDEVLFSTRLKEVTKADHDEAEGSEFITTLMNGTRNSRDYVLLLSQYTYIYSALEVEVRALVKDPDLAPIFDLRLERMSKIQADLDSLLPAHGLTDLPEPLPATQDYVRHIRAAADDPARIVAHHYLRYLGDLSGGQIIGRLVERHYGIAPDDLSMWRFEGIDKHKPYKDEYRAKLNVYAVTPERVSSLLEEAAKGFTLNKALFRELLTQSQQSTSMSA, encoded by the coding sequence ATGAACAATCTCAGGGGGATGCTGATGTCGCAGGGCGACGAGGTGCTGTTTTCTACCAGGCTCAAGGAAGTAACTAAGGCCGACCATGATGAGGCGGAAGGCAGCGAATTCATCACCACGCTGATGAACGGGACGCGCAACTCGCGTGACTACGTCCTTTTGCTCTCGCAGTACACCTACATCTATTCGGCACTGGAGGTTGAGGTTCGGGCCCTGGTCAAGGACCCCGACTTGGCACCCATTTTTGATCTCCGCCTGGAACGCATGTCCAAGATCCAGGCGGATCTCGACAGCCTCCTGCCTGCGCACGGGCTCACCGATCTCCCCGAGCCGCTCCCGGCGACCCAGGATTATGTGCGGCATATTCGTGCAGCGGCCGACGATCCTGCCAGGATTGTTGCCCACCACTACCTGCGCTACCTGGGCGATTTGTCCGGCGGCCAGATCATTGGCCGACTCGTGGAGCGCCACTATGGGATCGCCCCAGACGACCTCAGCATGTGGCGCTTCGAGGGGATCGACAAGCACAAGCCATACAAGGACGAATACCGCGCGAAGCTAAACGTTTACGCGGTTACACCCGAGCGGGTTTCATCCCTGCTCGAAGAGGCGGCGAAGGGATTCACGCTTAACAAGGCGCTGTTTAGGGAATTGCTCACCCAATCACAGCAGTCGACTTCGATGTCGGCTTAG
- a CDS encoding DNA-3-methyladenine glycosylase 2 has product MIRRFLEANGKLDPGHMMHVLGIHSIPGLDIHDPANNRHTRIVSLVSGPRAATLEFSEDGVHLGCTESPTEDAAELIRVIRTWLDLDTDLAPIQAAFADDTLLAPLVGARPWLRSVGYLNGFEAAATTILGQQVSLAAGRTFGGRFVAAYGREDAEGLRIFPRPEDVLDNGVDALREAIGLTRARATTLFAMAESFAAKGFAAPSEFPLNREELLALRGVGPWTADYLQMRGRSDPDAFVPGDLVVRRALNRVTEREAARLSAAWTPYRSYAMVHLWASDAAS; this is encoded by the coding sequence ATGATCCGGCGGTTCCTTGAAGCCAACGGGAAGCTGGACCCGGGGCACATGATGCACGTGCTGGGCATCCACTCCATCCCCGGCTTGGACATCCACGATCCGGCAAACAACCGGCACACGCGCATTGTTTCGCTTGTCTCCGGGCCTCGCGCCGCCACCCTGGAATTCTCAGAAGACGGCGTTCACCTCGGGTGCACGGAATCGCCCACCGAAGACGCGGCGGAACTCATCCGAGTCATCCGCACGTGGCTTGATCTGGATACGGACCTCGCGCCAATCCAGGCGGCCTTTGCCGACGACACGCTGCTGGCCCCGCTGGTGGGCGCCAGGCCCTGGCTCCGTTCGGTCGGCTACCTCAACGGCTTCGAGGCCGCAGCAACCACCATCCTGGGGCAGCAGGTCTCGCTGGCTGCCGGCCGCACGTTCGGCGGGCGTTTTGTCGCAGCCTACGGTCGCGAGGACGCGGAAGGGCTTCGGATTTTTCCGCGTCCGGAGGACGTCCTCGACAATGGCGTCGATGCCCTGCGCGAGGCGATCGGGCTGACCCGGGCACGCGCAACCACCCTATTTGCCATGGCGGAGAGCTTTGCAGCCAAGGGCTTTGCCGCCCCGAGCGAATTCCCCCTGAATCGCGAAGAGCTGCTTGCCCTGCGCGGCGTGGGGCCGTGGACCGCCGATTACCTGCAGATGCGCGGCAGGAGCGATCCCGATGCCTTTGTGCCCGGGGACTTGGTGGTCCGCCGGGCATTGAATCGCGTGACCGAGCGCGAAGCGGCGCGCCTGTCTGCGGCGTGGACCCCGTACAGGTCCTATGCCATGGTGCACCTGTGGGCTTCCGACGCCGCTAGCTAG
- a CDS encoding DNA-3-methyladenine glycosylase I, with the protein MDTGIVIGEDQLARPAWAATDPMMREYYDLEWGMPVRDEHGVFERLSLEAFQSGLSWATILRKRENFREAFANFDPDTVQGFGEDKVEELLGNAGIIRNRAKILATIKNARATIELRKDGGLADFVWSFKPVQTPTPLTMADIPTTSPESLALSNALKKRGFSFVGPTTMYALMEALGIVDTHLVQSHRRGTSGVWPV; encoded by the coding sequence ATGGATACGGGGATTGTCATCGGAGAAGACCAACTTGCTCGTCCGGCCTGGGCCGCGACCGACCCGATGATGCGCGAATACTATGACCTCGAGTGGGGCATGCCGGTGCGCGACGAGCACGGGGTCTTTGAGCGCCTCAGCCTCGAGGCGTTCCAGTCGGGGTTGTCGTGGGCCACGATCCTGCGCAAGCGCGAGAACTTCCGCGAGGCTTTCGCCAACTTCGACCCGGACACCGTCCAGGGCTTTGGCGAGGACAAGGTCGAGGAACTGCTCGGCAACGCCGGAATCATCCGGAACCGGGCAAAGATCCTTGCAACCATCAAGAACGCGAGGGCAACCATCGAATTGCGAAAAGACGGCGGTCTGGCCGATTTCGTATGGTCCTTCAAGCCCGTTCAGACACCGACTCCGCTCACCATGGCCGACATCCCGACCACCAGCCCGGAATCGCTTGCCCTGTCCAATGCACTGAAGAAGCGCGGATTCTCCTTCGTGGGACCCACGACGATGTATGCACTCATGGAAGCGCTGGGGATCGTCGACACCCACCTGGTGCAGAGCCACCGCCGGGGCACCTCGGGGGTTTGGCCCGTATGA
- a CDS encoding ArsR/SmtB family transcription factor, which yields MTMIIRESHAGHEAVETHASAAALFHGLADPTRLMILAHLRTGEHKVKDLTEHLGLAQSTVSAHLSCLRDCGLVTSRAVGRSSMFSLANPGLLFSLLGEAEKYIGHNAAQGLDAHDFSEVHGLQRAEGAGPQ from the coding sequence ATGACGATGATAATTCGGGAAAGCCATGCGGGTCACGAAGCTGTGGAAACCCACGCCTCTGCGGCCGCCCTTTTCCACGGCCTGGCAGATCCCACGCGCCTGATGATCCTGGCCCACCTGCGCACCGGGGAACATAAGGTCAAGGACCTCACCGAGCATTTGGGCCTTGCCCAGAGCACCGTCAGTGCGCACCTCTCTTGCCTGCGTGACTGCGGGCTTGTCACCTCCCGTGCGGTGGGACGTTCCAGCATGTTCTCGCTGGCCAATCCCGGGTTGCTGTTTTCCCTGCTGGGGGAGGCTGAGAAGTACATCGGCCACAACGCCGCGCAAGGGCTGGACGCCCACGACTTCAGCGAGGTCCACGGGCTGCAGCGGGCCGAGGGGGCAGGACCGCAATGA
- a CDS encoding cation diffusion facilitator family transporter produces MSHDHDHGAATANRTKLAWAFGITFVILISEVVGAIVTNSLALLVDAAHMLTDSTGLLLALTAATLVMRKPTAKRTWGFRRAEVLSATLQSALLLGVGIYAFIDGTRRLFEPAEVAAGGLLIFGIIGLVGNVASMLILASGKDDNLNMRAAFLEVLNDALGSVAVIISAIIISTTGWMQADSIAAMLISAMIIPRALKLLGETTHILLESTPKGLDLEDVRAHLTAHPLVLAVHDLHASQIASNLPILSAHVVVADEAFRNGAAATLLGELQSCVAQHFEVSIEHSTFQIEASSHQTPEHERHD; encoded by the coding sequence ATGAGTCACGACCATGACCACGGTGCCGCAACCGCCAACCGCACCAAGCTGGCCTGGGCCTTCGGGATCACCTTTGTCATCCTGATTTCCGAGGTCGTCGGCGCGATCGTGACCAACTCGTTGGCACTGCTCGTCGACGCCGCCCACATGCTTACCGATTCCACGGGCCTGCTGCTGGCACTCACCGCGGCCACGCTGGTCATGCGCAAGCCAACGGCCAAGCGCACCTGGGGGTTCCGCCGGGCCGAGGTCCTTTCGGCAACCCTGCAGTCGGCACTGTTGCTCGGCGTCGGCATCTACGCCTTCATCGACGGCACCCGCCGGCTCTTTGAACCCGCGGAGGTCGCTGCCGGGGGTTTGCTCATCTTCGGCATCATCGGCCTGGTGGGCAACGTCGCCTCGATGCTCATCCTGGCCTCGGGCAAGGATGACAACCTGAACATGCGCGCCGCCTTCCTCGAGGTGCTCAACGACGCGCTCGGTTCCGTGGCCGTCATCATCTCGGCAATCATCATTTCGACGACCGGGTGGATGCAGGCCGACTCCATCGCCGCGATGCTCATCTCGGCGATGATCATTCCCCGGGCGCTGAAGCTGCTGGGAGAGACCACCCACATCCTGCTCGAATCGACACCCAAGGGCCTTGACCTAGAAGACGTGCGGGCGCACCTGACGGCCCACCCGCTGGTGCTGGCCGTCCACGACCTGCACGCCAGCCAGATCGCCTCGAACCTGCCGATCCTTTCGGCCCACGTGGTGGTGGCGGATGAGGCCTTCCGCAACGGGGCCGCGGCGACCCTGCTGGGCGAACTGCAATCCTGCGTGGCCCAGCACTTCGAGGTCAGCATCGAGCATTCCACGTTCCAGATCGAGGCTTCCAGCCACCAGACCCCGGAACACGAACGCCACGACTAG